ATCTGCTCATAACTTGTATAGGTGTACGAGTGCCAAGAGCATCTGCTATTTTCTTATATCTTCTCGCTTCAATTGGCTCTTCAGGATATATTTCTAGCAGTTCCTCTAAACGTTTCTGCTCTTCACATGACCATAACTGATTGAATGTTTCAGGTTTACTATCTGTGAATGTTCGGCCTCTTACTTTTGTACCAGAATCTGATTCATCTACAATCGGCCTTGTGTCTTTATCAAAATCTGTTAATGCATCAATGCCATACTTGCTCCATTCTATCTCAGGAATATCAGGTACAATTTGGCGGGgaggaaaattaatttttcctgACTTCAAATCTTGAACAAATGAAAGTGGATCATCTAGTGCCTTACTTTGTGCATCAGCTAAGTCCTCAATGTCTTTTAAAGCCTTAATTTTCTGAGCCTCTAATTGAACTATATACTTGAGTAAATCAGAATAATCTTTATTTCCTCGTAATGCTAAATGATCAGTTTCAAAAGCAAATTCTCCATCAGTATCAGAATTATCATAATCCATTTCCTCCatgtctgtaaataaatatacacatttaataTCAGTGTTTCGATAACTGAAGAATCAAAGTGTACCTATATGAAATTATGTCTTCTACTAAAATAACCAGTAGTCCGAAAAAACTAAgtgttaaattgaaaaataaactgaacagtgttcaaaataaaaaatgcatacCTGAATTTAGAAGCACTTCATTAGAGGGATCGAGAAACCGGTAAGTTAGCCtgtagttttttaaaaattaaagtttcatTTGATATTTACATTTCCACTCACTTGAAAAACACCACTctcaaaatagtaaataaacattgaaaccattgtcatttatatatttaatatgttttacagGTTTTACATGaaatgaaatgttattttgacTTTTCATCATAGATTATAAACCAACTAGTTTTGACACCTTCAATTCGTTCATAACAATTCATtactattaacaaaaaaatatatgatatggcttttataatgattattattcgtatgaaataattttacggaaggtattatttttacgatttcatttgttttttaataaatttatacaatattcGAAGCTACCGCCATCTTGCGGAATATGTAAAAACCgctataacaaaattgtatggTTCGGATATGAGTAGTTTGAATTTCTTGCAAACTCTGTCTTATTTTTGACAGCTGCCAATAGATGTCTCtgtaaaaactaatttaatactGCAATGAGTGTATGTAATATGTACACAATATtacattatacaataataataaataatagtagtaattgtttaaaattaatggaaattttatttatcatgaaAATGCGACCTTAAGATTTACGTTACCTACTATCAGTTCCTACGTACGTACCTATTCGTAATTAAATTCCGTCGGAAATTGGTTTTGGCTTGGACAAAGCTTCTAGTTGTCGTATGATTACCCACAAAATGTGTTCGAATATAGTTTTAGAAAAGCTATTAAACTTCAAAAACACCTGTCAAAAGCATAAGGgccaatttataatttacatacagaGGTTATTTATTTCCACGTGAACTCACCGTCACCGAGCttcattaactttaaaatgttttagataCCTATTTGAATCTATATAATTAGGTTATTGAGTACCTACCTATAGTTAGTCCGTATTGTGAAttttagaatttaacaaaataataaacaaaaatatattattaatatatttatataatttatacaacaaaataaaattggagtgtctgtttgtaatattaaaataaccgctttttactaaatgcttaatggatgtatacactatacatataccaaaataacattttttacatttttgtctgtctttctgtctgtctgtttgttccggctaatctctgaaacggctggaccgattttgactggGCTTTTACtagcagataactgatgtagtaacttaggctatttttattttataaacctatttattttgtaactacgaactaaacaatattttttttttgttaaattccacgcggacgaagtcacgggcacagctagtataaaaaatatttattgatataatatgaaaatatattttaggagttttgtaaaaagaaaaaatttttgGGCCCTTTAGTTACtacaaatttttaatcattacgTCACCTAATTTATTCTGAaatagcattatttatttacatttattaaataagagaATACATTGATATTACATAGTGAAAGTCAAAAAGTGCCAGCaagtacttttaattaaaataatgtcaattaattttcttaaaaaaatacatgtaattgtttttttttcaaagtaaaatatcatattacataatatatgataaaatattaatatatgttgaaaatttgaaaagtgACGGGTGCCGTTGCGGCCAAGTGTGGCCGTAACTAGGTACCCCGCAGCCAGGAAGGTGTGAAAAAATGACGTATATTCATgtgttctatataaaaaaaatcatttttttaatgtgatgaTATA
This is a stretch of genomic DNA from Melitaea cinxia chromosome 2, ilMelCinx1.1, whole genome shotgun sequence. It encodes these proteins:
- the LOC123665832 gene encoding ZZ-type zinc finger-containing protein 3, whose amino-acid sequence is MEEMDYDNSDTDGEFAFETDHLALRGNKDYSDLLKYIVQLEAQKIKALKDIEDLADAQSKALDDPLSFVQDLKSGKINFPPRQIVPDIPEIEWSKYGIDALTDFDKDTRPIVDESDSGTKVRGRTFTDSKPETFNQLWSCEEQKRLEELLEIYPEEPIEARRYKKIADALGTRTPIQVMSRLQKYFAKLAKAGLPIPGRAPKRISKDRNRSIFYKKSTFFPQLHVPVKMDDPYDSSEPQETHTKSGNKSIIELLRAAKEQRLLDETAPVYQTKTMCVGCQKTGFLGARWTDNAGTDYCTDCVVKVLPAEKLIPVRQLT